From one Stigmatopora nigra isolate UIUO_SnigA chromosome 8, RoL_Snig_1.1, whole genome shotgun sequence genomic stretch:
- the LOC144200242 gene encoding clathrin heavy chain 1-like isoform X3 — protein MTQILPIRFQEHLQLQNLGINPANIGFSTLTMESDKFICIREKVGEQAQVVIIDMADPNNPIRRPISADSAIMNPASKVIALKAAKTLQIFNIEMKSKMKAHTMTDDVTFWKWISLNTVALVTDNAVYHWSMEGDSQPIKVFDRHSSLAGCQIINYRTDAKQKWLLLIGISAQQNRVVGAMQLYSVDRKVSQPIEGHAAGFAQFKMEDNTEESTLFCFAVRGQAGGKLHIIEVGTPPTGNQPFPKKAVDVFFPPEAQNDFPVAMQISSKQDVVFLITKYGYIHLYDLETGTCIYMNRISGETIFVTAPHEPTAGIIGVNRKGQVLSVCVEEENIIPYITNVLQNPDLALRMAVRNNLAGAEELFARKFNTLFAAGNYSDAAKVAANAPKGILRTPDTIRRFQSVPAQPGQRSPLLQYFGILLDQGQLNKFESLELCRPVLQQGRKQLLEKWLKEDKLECSEELGDLVKSVDPTLALSVYLRANVPNKVIQCFAETGQFQKIVLYAKKVGYTPDWIFLLRNVMRISPEQGLQFSQMLVQDEEPLADITQIVDVFMEYNLIQQCTSFLLDALKNNRPMEGALQTRLLEMNLVHAPQVADAILGNQMFTHYDRAHVAQLCEKAGLLQRALEHYTDLYDIKRAVVHTHLLNPEWLVNFFGSLSVEDSLECLRAMLSANIRQNLQICVQVASKYHEQLSTQSLTELFESFKSFEGLFYFLGSIVNFSQDPEVHFKYIQAACKTGQIKEVERICRESNCYDPERVKNFLKEAKLTDQLPLIIVCDRFDFVHDLVLYLYRNTLQKYIEIYVQKVNPSRLPVVIGGLLDVDCAEDVIKNLIMVVRGQFSTDELVAEVEKRNRLKLLLPWLEARIHEGCEEPATHNALAKIYIDSNNNPERFLRENPFYDSCVVGKYCEKRDPHLACVAYERGQCDQELIHVCNENSLFKSLSRYLVRRKNPELWASVLLETNNYRRPLIDQVVQTALTETQDPEEVSVSVKAFMTADLPNELIELLEKIVLDNSVFSEHRNLQNLLILTAIKADRTRVMEYINRLDNYDAPDIANIAISNELFEEAFAIFRKFDVNTSAVQVLIEHIGNLDRAYEFAERCNEPPVWSQLAKAQLQKGLVKEAIDSYIKADDPSAYMEVGQAAAQSGNWEDLVKFLQMARKKARESYVETELIFALAKTNRLAELEEFINGPNNAHIQQVGDRCYDDKMYEAAKLLYNNVSNFGRLASTLVHLGEYQAAVDGARKANSTRTWKEVCFACVDGKEFRLAQMCGLHIVVHADELEELINYYQDRGYFEELITMLEAALGLERAHMGMFTELAILYSKFKPQKMREHLELFWSRVNIPKVLRAAEQAHLWAELVFLYDKYEEYDNAIITMMTHPSDAWKEGQFKDIVTKVANVELYYKAIHFYLEFKPLLLNDLLIVLSPRLDHSRAVNFFTKVKQVPLVKPYLRSVQNHNNKSVNESLNNLFIIEEDYASLRTSIDAYDNFDNISLAQGLEKHDLIEFRRIAAYLFKGNNRWKQSVELCKKDKLYKDAMQYASESKDIELAEELLAWFLDEDKKECFAACLFTCYDLLRPDVVLETAWRHNIMDFSMPYFIQVMREYLSKVDAIKEKEWSHPSASEITQRWTSSKPQSL, from the exons ATGACGCAAATCCTGCCTATCCGCTTCCAGGAGCACCTGCAG CTCCAAAACCTGGGGATCAACCCGGCCAATATTGGGTTCAGCACTTTGACAATGGAGTCAGATAAATTCATCTGTATAAGAGAGAAAGTGGGTGAGCAGGCCCAAGTTGTCATTATTGACATGGCCGATCCCAACAACCCCATCCGCAGGCCCATCTCTGCAGATAGTGCTATTATGAACCCTGCCAGCAAAGTTATTGCCCTTAAAG CGGCCAAGACCCTGCAGATCTTCAATATTGAAATGAAGAGCAAGATGAAGGCTCACACAATGACGGATGACGTGACCTTCTGGAAATGGATCTCTCTTAACACCGTTGCTCTGGTTACGGATAACGCTGTCTACCATTGGAGCATGGAGGGTGACTCTCAGCCAATCAAAGTCTTTGACCGCCATTCCAGCCTGGCCGGTTGCCAGATCATCAACTATCGCACTGATgccaaacaaaaatggttactcCTGATTGGCATTTCTGCACAG caaaatcGCGTTGTTGGAGCAATGCAGTTGTACTCGGTGGACAGAAAGGTTTCTCAGCCCATTGAAGGTCATGCTGCTGGCTTTGCACAATTCAAGATGGAGGACAACACTGAGGAATCAACTTTATTCTGCTTTGCTGTACGAGGACAGGCAGGCGGAAAA ctccaTATAATAGAAGTTGGCACTCCACCCACTGGTAACCAGCCATTTCCAAAGAAGGCTGTAGATGTCTTCTTTCCCCCAGAAGCCCAGAATGACTTCCCTGTTGCTATGCag ATAAGCTCCAAGCAAGATGTAGTCTTTCTTATCACCAAATACGGCTATATCCACCTCTACGACTTGGAAACCGGTACCTGCATTTACATGAACAGAATCAGTGGGGAGACCATTTTTGTCACAGCCCCTCATGAGCCAACTGCCGGAATCATTGGGGTCAACAGGAAAGGGCAG gTGTTATCAGTATGTGTAGAGGAAGAGAACATTATTCCCTACATAACTAACGTGCTCCAGAACCCTGACCTGGCTCTCCGCATGGCTGTCCGCAATAACCTTGCCGGTGCTGAGGAGTTATTTGCACGCAAGTTCAACACCCTGTTTGCTGCTGGGAATTACTCCGATGCTGCTAAAGTGGCAGCCAATGCACCCAAG GGTATATTGCGAACACCAGACACCATCCGCAGGTTCCAGAGTGTTCCTGCTCAACCTGGACAGCGTTCACCATTGCTTCAGTACTTCGGCATCTTGCTGGATCAGGGCCAGCTCAATAAGTTTGAATCACTTGAGCTGTGTAGGCCAGTCCTTCAGCAGGGTCGCAAGCAGCTACTAGAGAAATGGCTTAAAGAAGACAAG CTAGAGTGCTCAGAAGAGCTTGGAGACTTGGTGAAGTCAGTGGATCCCACACTTGCTCTCAGTGTCTACCTGAGAGCAAATGTCCCAAACAAAGTCATTCAGTGCTTTGCTGAGACTGGACAGTTCCAGAAGATTGTATTGTATGCCAAAAAG gtggGGTACACACCTGATTGGATCTTCCTGTTAAGAAATGTGATGCGGATCAGCCCAGAACAAGGCCTTCAGTTCTCCCAAATGCTGGTACAGGATGAGGAGCCTCTTGCTGACATTACACAG ATTGTAGATGTTTTCATGGAGTACAACCTGATCCAACAATGTACATCCTTTCTGCTGGATGCCCTGAAGAACAACAGGCCCATGGAAGGAGCACTGCAGACACGCCTGCTTGAAATGAATTTGGTCCATGCACCACAG GTTGCAGATGCTATTTTGGGCAACCAGATGTTCACTCATTATGACCGTGCCCATGTTGCACAACTGTGTGAGAAGGCTGGTCTCCTGCAGAGAGCCCTGGAGCATTATACTGATCTGTATGACATTAAGCGAGCTGTGGTACACACGCACCTCCTCAACCCAGAG TGGCtagtcaatttttttggctCGCTATCAGTGGAGGACTCTTTGGAGTGTCTTCGAGCCATGCTATCTGCTAATATCCGTCAGAACCTGCAGATCTGTGTTCAAGTTGCCTCCAAATACCATGAACAACTAAGCACCCAGAGCCTCACAGAACTTTTTGAGTCATTTAAGAGCTTTGAAG GGCTCTTCTACTTTTTGGGTTCAATTGTTAACTTCAGCCAGGACCCTGAAGTTCACTTCAAATACATTCAGGCTGCTTGCAAGACAGGCCAAATCAAGGAAGTGGAAAGGATCTGCAGAGAGAGTAACTGCTATGACCCTGAGCGTGTGAAAAACTTCCTCAAG GAAGCCAAGTTGACTGATCAACTGCCATTGATCATTGTGTGCGATCGCTTTGATTTTGTCCACGATCTGGTCCTGTACTTGTACCGCAACACTCTGCAGAAATACATTGAGATCTACGTACAGAAG gttAACCCAAGTCGCCTCCCAGTGGTTATTGGAGGTTTGCTGGATGTTGATTGTGCCGAAGATGTGATTAAGAACCTGATCATGGTTGTAAGAGGACAGTTTTCCACAGATGAACTAGTTGCTGAAGTGGAGAAGAGAAATCG ACTGAAGCTTCTCCTCCCGTGGTTGGAAGCCCGTATTCATGAAGGTTGTGAGGAGCCTGCAACCCACAATGCCCTGGCTAAGATTTACATTGACAGCAACAATAACCCTGAGCGCTTCCTTAGGGAGAACCCTTTTTATGACAGCTGTGTGGTTGGCAAATATTGTGAGAAAAGAGACCCCCACTTGGCTTGTGTGGCCTATGAAAGAGGGCAATGTGACCAGGAACTCATCCAC GTGTGTAATGAGAACTCGCTGTTCAAGAGTCTGTCACGTTACCTAGTTCGCCGCAAAAACCCAGAGCTATGGGCAAGTGTGCTGCTGGAGACCAACAACTATAGAAGACCACTCATCGATCAG GTGGTCCAGACTGCCCTGACAGAGACCCAGGATCCAGAGGAAGTATCTGTCTCAGTCAAGGCTTTTATGACGGCTGATCTTCCCAATGAGCTTATTGAGCTTCTGGAGAAAATTGTCCTTGATAACTCTGTCTTTAGTGAGCACAG AAACCTTCAGAATCTGCTCATCCTGACCGCCATCAAAGCCGATCGGACCCGGGTGATGGAGTACATTAATCGTCTTGATAACTATGATGCCCCAGACATTGCAAACATTGCCATTAGCAATGAGCTTTTTGAGGAGGCCTTTGCTATTTTTAGGAAATTTGACGTCAACACATCAGCTGTGCAG GTCCTGATTGAGCACATTGGTAACTTGGACCGAGCCTATGAGTTTGCTGAGCGCTGCAACGAGCCTCCAGTGTGGAGTCAGCTTGCAAAGGCCCAGCTCCAAAAGGGCCTCGTCAAAGAAGCAATAGATTCTTATATCAAGGCAGATGACCCCTCTGCTTACATGGAGGTTGGACAAGCAGCAGCTCAGAGTG GAAACTGGGAGGATCTTGTAAAGTTTCTGCAGATGGCCCGAAAGAAGGCCCGCGAGTCTTACGTTGAAACAGAGTTGATCTTTGCTCTGGCAAAGACCAACCGCCTTGCTGAGCTGGAGGAGTTCATCAATGGCCCCAATAATGCTCACATCCAACAA GTGGGTGACCGTTGCTATGACGACAAGATGTACGAGGCAGCCAAACTGCTTTACAACAACGTGTCTAATTTTGGTCGCCTAGCTTCTACTCTCGTGCACCTAGGAGAGTATCAGGCAGCTGTGGATGGAGCACGCAAGGCCAACAGCACACGTACATGGAAGGAG gTGTGCTTTGCATGTGTTGATGGCAAAGAGTTCAGGCTTGCCCAAATGTGTGGCCTGCATATTGTTGTCCATGCTGATGAGCTGGAGGAACTCATTAATTATTACCAG GACCGCGGCTACTTTGAGGAGCTGATTACCATGCTGGAGGCTGCTTTGGGATTAGAGCGAGCTCACATGGGAATGTTCACAGAGCTAGCCATTCTTTACTCCAAATTTAAACCCCAGAAGATGAGGGAGCACTTGGAGCTCTTCTGGTCCCGTGTGAACATTCCAAAG GTTCTTAGGGCAGCTGAGCAGGCTCACCTCTGGGCAGAGCTAGTGTTTCTCTATGATAAATACGAGGAATATGACAATGCCATCATCACAATGATGACTCATCCTTCTGATGCCTGGAAAGAGGGACAATTCAAAGACATTGTCACCAAG GTGGCCAATGTGGAACTGTACTACAAAgccatccatttttatttggagTTTAAACCTTTATTATTAAATGACCTGCTCATTGTTCTCTCCCCAAGACTGGATCACTCCCGCGCTGTCAATTTTTTCACCAAG GTGAAGCAGGTACCTCTGGTTAAACCATATTTGAGGTCGGTCCAGAATCACAACAACAAGTCAGTCAATGAATCTCTCAACAACCTCTTCATCATTGAGGAAGATTATGCG TCATTACGCACTTCCATTGATGCTTATGACAACTTTGACAACATCTCACTGGCTCAAGGCTTAGAGAAGCATGATTTGATCGAGTTTAGGAGGATTGCGGCATACCTTTTTAAGGGCAACAACCGCTGGAAACAGAGTGTTGAACTTTGCAAGAAAGACAAGCTCTACAAG GACGCCATGCAATATGCATCTGAGTCCAAAGATATTGAACTGGCTGAGGAACTTCTTGCTTGGTTCCTGGACGAGGACAAGAAGGAGTGTTTTGCTGCCTGTTTGTTCACCTGCTATGATTTGTTGCGACCTGACGTAGTGCTTGAGACCGCTTGGAGGCACAACATCATGGATTTCTCTATGCCGTACTTCATCCAGGTCATGAGGGAATACCTCAGTAAG GTTGACGCGATAAAGGAAAAG GAATGGTCCCATCCTTCAGCCAGTGAAATAACCCAgag GTGGACAAGCTCGAAGCCTCAGAGTCTCTGA